A single genomic interval of Bacillus sp. es.036 harbors:
- a CDS encoding DUF1672 family protein encodes MTKKRFLLTGILCSALLLGGCSALTNSNDETGKEKEQKADKKTEEEMIEDKYFVSVQDYTGEEYTLDNGEETDKIAEENRDEVEKAIKKYFKDEYKTEVKVHNIVGAIDGATVFVESVGKPHFYSYAIIPIDKDKKEVDSEGVWSQDGQIDAAILSGLYAWIYEEKFKKLDQYLEEKVKEYPIVSISEEANQNGAGNYHTTPYYKLVIYGGIVQEKLLDKYLNNPDRSKKEWVSMIEGESINPAMVSVLIQLYMEEPDVEPDKEIFDEMVSDLSDMDGLPVAKYSFLLHDNTIDKTNAQNNKENTLERKAPNYIIKE; translated from the coding sequence ATGACTAAAAAACGATTCCTACTTACTGGCATCCTTTGTAGTGCATTATTATTAGGAGGTTGTTCTGCGTTGACTAATTCAAATGATGAGACTGGAAAAGAGAAAGAACAAAAAGCAGATAAAAAGACTGAGGAAGAAATGATAGAGGACAAATATTTTGTTTCAGTCCAAGATTATACTGGAGAAGAATATACGCTTGATAACGGTGAGGAAACAGATAAAATAGCTGAAGAAAACCGAGATGAAGTGGAAAAAGCAATTAAGAAGTACTTCAAGGATGAGTACAAAACAGAGGTTAAGGTACATAACATTGTAGGAGCAATAGATGGGGCCACTGTATTTGTAGAATCAGTTGGTAAGCCACATTTTTATTCTTATGCGATTATTCCAATAGATAAAGATAAAAAAGAGGTAGATTCAGAGGGTGTTTGGTCGCAGGATGGACAGATTGATGCTGCTATCCTAAGTGGGTTATATGCCTGGATTTATGAAGAAAAATTTAAGAAACTTGATCAGTATTTAGAAGAAAAAGTGAAAGAGTATCCTATAGTAAGTATTTCTGAAGAAGCTAATCAGAATGGTGCTGGAAATTATCATACAACCCCATATTATAAATTAGTCATATACGGTGGTATTGTGCAAGAAAAACTCTTAGATAAGTATTTGAATAATCCCGATCGCTCAAAGAAAGAGTGGGTGAGTATGATAGAAGGGGAATCAATTAATCCGGCTATGGTTAGCGTTCTTATACAGTTGTATATGGAAGAACCTGATGTTGAGCCAGATAAAGAGATATTCGATGAAATGGTAAGTGATCTGTCTGATATGGACGGTCTACCCGTTGCGAAATATAGTTTTTTGTTACACGATAATACAATTGATAAAACAAATGCGCAGAATAATAAAGAGAACACTCTAGAAAGAAAAGCACCAAATTATATTATTAAGGAATAG
- a CDS encoding transposase: MPREARKRSKTSIYHVIFRGANRQEIFHDDHDRIRFLNALEKYALLYEMKCYAWCLMNNHIHLLLKEGNEEISLTLKRLAISFVQTYHFKYRTSGHLFEDRFKSENVETVKYLLTVVRYIHQNPLKARMVRSVDDWPWSSCTEYYRGYSKTKWLDCDYILKFYGHDRRLAIGQFREFNERITDDCCLEDVNDEIRRLTDDEARVLIKRSLGVVEIAQVKSLPKERRDPLIRELKRIKGISQRQMARILGVSQSLIFRA, translated from the coding sequence ATGCCACGAGAAGCAAGAAAAAGAAGCAAAACATCGATTTATCACGTCATTTTTAGAGGAGCCAATCGCCAAGAAATTTTTCATGATGATCATGATCGGATTCGATTTCTTAACGCGCTTGAAAAATACGCCCTGTTGTACGAAATGAAATGCTATGCCTGGTGCCTTATGAACAATCATATCCATCTTCTATTAAAGGAAGGAAACGAAGAAATTTCTCTTACGTTAAAACGCCTCGCCATAAGCTTTGTCCAAACCTATCATTTTAAATATCGTACATCTGGACATCTCTTCGAAGATCGGTTTAAAAGTGAAAATGTGGAGACAGTCAAATACCTTCTTACCGTGGTGCGCTACATCCACCAAAATCCACTGAAAGCGCGGATGGTTAGGAGTGTAGATGATTGGCCATGGAGCAGTTGTACGGAATATTATCGGGGTTATTCCAAAACGAAATGGCTAGATTGTGATTATATCCTGAAATTCTATGGTCATGATCGCCGTTTAGCTATTGGCCAATTTAGGGAGTTTAATGAACGAATCACTGATGATTGTTGTTTAGAAGATGTAAACGATGAAATAAGAAGATTGACCGATGATGAAGCGAGAGTTCTCATAAAAAGAAGTCTTGGTGTAGTGGAAATCGCTCAAGTAAAGAGCCTTCCTAAAGAGAGAAGAGATCCCTTGATAAGAGAGTTAAAACGAATCAAAGGGATATCGCAACGGCAGATGGCAAGAATATTAGGTGTTTCGCAGTCATTGATTTTTAGGGCGTGA
- a CDS encoding SA1320 family protein, whose amino-acid sequence MKAVQHKKINDVDLVELSGFHAYRDPSLTELLKVNNNIYQVVDRIDLKASGLNAFTVQKVTDDIDSNEVAVIFVGTNPKDMKDVFTDLQLIGSDVPQQLKDATIYFEKMEKEFGDISYVAGNSLGGALANSIAVKNQDVKSVTLNPAILPGELTPSSNLNVNSTNYFMEYDPLTNGEEALDLGDRIPGKVYRIGGGTPTGSLLLGANHTGYLEGDMKAQQVEVGEEGDVGYGFIRVGADEHIVTSIWTGESLHGGNSSRIELNADTINTLYQGIYDLVGSRLSLSSEYMGNSVSIVEDERAKFEERVTNLKETFSTFVKELTSSPVLKSITATGYLVEFELDSMRTMLIMAEDRFRSLNAFLNSPPAEIAEHVFKMNVSVESIFGEIHKKINEIESSFEDLVQHVTYIREEKLPELFEGGTDFIYDAVVGELASHYEIINQNNGLLSQQIMSFGTSVSETAASLFDRELSLADSIKSKVNQVQDIGKISKVEKSRLLNSRYLPNGLSIKEKVLEEGTETFIQAIWQLIIPPLSSIKSVLSLFRNSLTLLIQTIRFINVQATSSLPAKLVGLFSNFDEHINELISITLTPLEQLQNMVEGLEEGTQQLLTNFPDLIDRFKPYIDTALFNISKYQDVRLYNLSSNTILEEMILLFSDIINQLSHQKAVSVEALVEESEQVVENLKLFHSQVERGTIF is encoded by the coding sequence TTGAAAGCTGTTCAGCACAAAAAAATTAATGATGTGGATCTTGTAGAACTGTCAGGTTTTCATGCATATCGGGATCCATCTTTAACAGAACTTTTAAAAGTAAACAATAACATTTACCAAGTTGTTGATCGAATTGACCTCAAGGCGTCAGGTTTAAATGCATTCACTGTTCAAAAGGTCACCGATGACATAGATTCAAACGAGGTAGCAGTAATTTTTGTAGGAACTAATCCAAAAGACATGAAAGACGTATTTACTGATTTACAACTAATTGGTTCTGATGTCCCCCAACAATTAAAAGATGCGACCATCTATTTTGAAAAGATGGAAAAAGAATTTGGCGATATCTCTTACGTAGCTGGCAACTCTCTCGGAGGTGCTCTTGCAAACTCAATCGCTGTAAAAAATCAAGACGTTAAAAGTGTAACATTAAACCCAGCCATTTTACCTGGCGAACTAACCCCCTCTTCAAACTTAAACGTGAACAGTACCAATTACTTTATGGAATATGACCCTTTGACAAACGGAGAGGAAGCTTTGGATCTTGGTGATCGTATACCAGGAAAAGTATATCGGATAGGAGGGGGGACGCCGACAGGATCTCTTCTGTTGGGTGCTAACCATACTGGTTATCTAGAAGGTGATATGAAGGCTCAACAAGTAGAAGTTGGTGAAGAAGGCGATGTGGGTTACGGGTTTATTCGCGTTGGTGCGGATGAACACATTGTCACTAGTATTTGGACAGGAGAGTCCCTTCACGGAGGAAATTCAAGTCGAATTGAATTGAATGCTGATACGATCAATACGCTCTATCAAGGAATCTATGATTTGGTTGGAAGTCGCTTATCCCTTTCTTCAGAATACATGGGGAATTCCGTTAGTATCGTCGAGGACGAGAGAGCGAAATTTGAAGAACGTGTAACAAATTTAAAAGAAACGTTCTCTACGTTTGTGAAGGAACTAACTTCGTCACCTGTCTTAAAAAGTATTACTGCAACAGGGTACCTTGTCGAGTTTGAACTGGATAGTATGAGAACAATGTTAATTATGGCTGAGGATCGTTTTAGAAGCCTGAATGCATTCCTAAATTCTCCTCCAGCAGAAATTGCTGAACATGTTTTTAAGATGAATGTGAGTGTGGAAAGTATTTTTGGAGAAATTCACAAAAAAATTAATGAGATCGAAAGTTCATTTGAAGATCTAGTACAGCATGTCACTTACATAAGAGAAGAGAAACTACCTGAATTATTTGAGGGAGGAACAGATTTTATCTACGATGCTGTGGTTGGGGAATTAGCCTCTCATTATGAAATCATTAACCAAAATAACGGACTATTGTCACAGCAAATCATGAGTTTTGGAACAAGTGTTTCGGAAACCGCAGCTTCCCTTTTTGATCGAGAATTATCTTTAGCTGATTCCATTAAGTCTAAAGTGAATCAGGTTCAAGACATAGGGAAAATATCTAAAGTAGAAAAATCACGTTTACTGAACTCTCGCTATTTACCAAACGGTCTCTCGATTAAAGAAAAGGTATTGGAAGAAGGAACGGAGACATTTATCCAAGCGATTTGGCAGTTAATTATTCCGCCTCTTTCCTCCATCAAGAGTGTCCTTTCTTTATTCAGGAATTCATTGACTCTATTGATTCAAACAATCCGATTCATTAACGTCCAAGCTACATCCTCTCTACCAGCAAAATTGGTAGGTTTATTTAGTAACTTTGATGAACATATTAATGAACTCATTTCCATTACGCTCACGCCATTAGAGCAACTACAAAATATGGTGGAAGGACTTGAAGAAGGAACTCAGCAGTTGTTAACCAATTTCCCAGATCTGATCGATCGCTTCAAGCCTTATATTGATACAGCACTGTTTAACATTAGTAAATATCAAGACGTTCGCTTGTACAATTTAAGTTCGAACACGATCTTAGAAGAAATGATTCTCTTATTCTCAGATATCATCAACCAGCTTTCCCATCAAAAAGCAGTATCAGTGGAAGCCCTTGTCGAAGAGTCAGAACAGGTGGTGGAGAACCTTAAATTGTTTCACTCACAGGTTGAGAGAGGGACGATTTTTTAA